One window from the genome of Bacteroidota bacterium encodes:
- a CDS encoding phosphodiester glycosidase family protein: MKKLYKILFLSLILVSTSFSQLNFDTVSNLQVGMGIFYKKYIEYSKPWNIYVLEIDLNVPYNSIETIKAQDRLAGFEKTSSMARRMSYPGHIAVGAINGDFYGGTGIPINIQIRDGQLLRRPSVQSTVGFSDNKKPMLARVNFSASVKKGNSSTAINGVNENRGTNQLILFNKFYGTNTGTNIYGTEVAVKSISQWYANDTVVCIVTNKVTGTGGMALNDSTTVLSGNGTAATWLSNLAVGDTVKIFMGLSPGVAKLKELIGGFPKIVYNGADYVDQGYLEEGGPSHTYERHPRTAVGFSQDSSKIYFVAVDGRSAQSVGMTLHELADFMQRIGIYQGINFDGGGSTTVFVRDSVMNVTSDGVERSVANAMAVFTSSPQGSLDRIRISPGSYRLYHGESVSFSTYGFDQYFNPVPLTQGNPVYSVTPGIGTLTGNTFTAGNNPDTGFVYVNYQGFRDSALIIVKGITRIQLNPRYSVTDSTRILEIKTQAWDMDGTPRNLAANLYAWSVSDPTIGTIDSTGKFKGRDNGFVTVYADHRGNKDSVLVSVEIGEGIRLVDGMDDLQAWTVDYLLMDTSGTNLSIAIDTFTTAPGSFKLNYKFTYATGVFNYIYLKTDKQIYGVPDSIHVDVKADGPQHHVTWLVTDENDEPFRITMAQYITSVIFQETKTPVSRAVPAGTTGTLYFPLKLKEIQIRMGSSRVPGQVYSGTIYLDNLRVSYPTEAPVSVRDMEMPSGFGLWGNFPNPFNPETTISYSLDKAGNTLLDIYDITGAKIESLVNAFQAPGKYHTTWKGNKYTSGVYFAVLNREGDIRVHKMILLK; the protein is encoded by the coding sequence ATGAAAAAGCTTTACAAAATATTATTCCTTTCTCTCATACTCGTTTCCACCTCATTTTCGCAGCTAAACTTCGATACGGTCTCCAATCTCCAGGTTGGAATGGGTATCTTCTACAAAAAATATATAGAATACAGCAAACCGTGGAATATCTATGTTCTGGAAATTGATCTGAATGTCCCCTACAATTCTATTGAAACAATAAAGGCTCAAGACAGACTTGCAGGTTTTGAAAAGACGAGTTCAATGGCAAGGAGGATGTCATACCCGGGACACATAGCTGTGGGAGCCATTAATGGTGATTTTTATGGCGGTACCGGAATCCCGATCAATATCCAGATTCGTGATGGACAATTACTCAGAAGACCAAGTGTCCAATCGACTGTAGGTTTCAGTGACAACAAAAAACCGATGCTTGCAAGAGTGAATTTCTCAGCATCAGTAAAGAAAGGCAACTCTTCGACCGCAATTAACGGTGTGAATGAAAACCGGGGTACGAATCAACTGATACTTTTCAACAAGTTTTATGGTACAAATACCGGTACAAATATTTATGGTACCGAAGTGGCAGTAAAAAGCATTTCACAGTGGTACGCAAACGATACCGTAGTTTGCATAGTAACAAACAAGGTGACAGGTACGGGAGGTATGGCTCTCAATGATTCAACCACGGTGCTTTCAGGTAACGGCACTGCCGCAACCTGGCTGAGTAATCTTGCGGTTGGTGATACGGTCAAGATATTTATGGGATTGTCACCCGGTGTTGCAAAACTGAAAGAGCTGATCGGAGGATTTCCAAAGATCGTTTACAATGGTGCTGATTATGTCGATCAGGGTTATCTTGAAGAGGGGGGACCGTCACATACCTATGAAAGACATCCGCGCACTGCTGTTGGCTTCTCTCAGGATTCAAGCAAAATTTATTTTGTAGCTGTAGATGGAAGGTCTGCACAAAGTGTTGGAATGACACTTCACGAACTTGCTGATTTTATGCAAAGAATTGGTATTTATCAGGGAATTAATTTTGATGGTGGTGGGTCCACTACCGTGTTTGTTCGCGATTCAGTCATGAATGTTACTTCTGATGGTGTCGAGAGATCGGTAGCCAATGCGATGGCTGTATTTACTTCAAGTCCGCAGGGTTCTCTTGACAGAATCCGTATTTCACCAGGGTCATACCGGTTATATCACGGGGAATCGGTGTCGTTTTCAACCTATGGATTTGATCAGTATTTTAATCCTGTTCCACTCACGCAGGGAAATCCGGTTTATTCGGTTACGCCGGGAATTGGTACCCTGACCGGGAACACATTTACGGCAGGAAATAATCCGGATACCGGTTTCGTTTATGTCAACTATCAGGGATTTCGTGATTCTGCACTGATAATTGTGAAGGGTATTACCAGGATACAGTTAAATCCCCGTTATTCTGTTACAGATTCGACCCGGATTTTGGAGATAAAAACTCAGGCATGGGATATGGACGGAACACCCAGGAATCTGGCAGCAAATCTTTACGCATGGTCAGTCTCTGATCCAACCATCGGGACTATAGACTCCACAGGAAAGTTTAAAGGTCGTGACAACGGTTTTGTCACCGTCTATGCAGATCATCGCGGAAACAAAGATTCGGTTCTGGTATCGGTTGAGATTGGTGAGGGAATCCGGCTGGTTGACGGGATGGATGACCTGCAGGCATGGACAGTTGATTATCTTCTGATGGATACATCCGGCACAAATTTGTCGATCGCCATCGATACTTTTACAACAGCTCCCGGTTCATTCAAATTGAATTACAAATTCACTTATGCAACCGGTGTTTTCAATTATATTTACCTGAAGACCGATAAGCAGATTTACGGAGTGCCGGATTCGATTCATGTTGATGTGAAGGCTGATGGACCACAACACCATGTGACATGGCTTGTGACTGATGAAAATGATGAACCATTCAGAATTACAATGGCACAGTATATCACTTCCGTAATTTTCCAGGAGACAAAAACTCCTGTAAGCCGTGCTGTTCCTGCCGGAACAACGGGTACACTTTACTTTCCGTTGAAACTTAAGGAAATCCAAATCAGGATGGGGAGTTCGAGAGTGCCGGGCCAGGTTTATTCCGGTACCATATATCTGGACAATCTTAGGGTCTCTTATCCCACAGAGGCGCCTGTTTCGGTACGGGATATGGAAATGCCGTCAGGTTTTGGTTTATGGGGCAACTTCCCGAATCCTTTCAATCCCGAAACGACAATTTCTTATTCATTGGATAAAGCCGGTAATACTTTGCTTGATATTTACGATATAACCGGAGCAAAAATTGAAAGCCTCGTCAATGCTTTTCAGGCCCCAGGAAAATATCACACGACCTGGAAAGGAAACAAATACACAAGTGGAGTTTACTTTGCCGTTTTAAACCGGGAAGGGGATATAAGAGTTCACAAGATGATACTTCTAAAATGA
- a CDS encoding MBL fold metallo-hydrolase encodes MKVKSFVFSPFDENTFVVFDEVTKETAIIDPGCYNLEEEEELADFIEKNRLRVKYLINTHCHLDHIFGNNFVKQQYDPEYLIPAKDLFLLENAPKMGRAFGIEMEEVKLPDGFYDENYTFKIGRYILKPVFTPGHTPGEYCLYCAEENILIAGDVLFAGSIGRTDLWGGDYDILINSIKSKLLTLPDETIVYPGHGESTTIRKEKATNTFLV; translated from the coding sequence ATGAAAGTTAAGTCATTTGTCTTCAGTCCTTTTGATGAGAATACTTTTGTGGTCTTCGATGAGGTAACCAAAGAGACTGCAATCATCGATCCGGGATGTTACAACCTCGAGGAGGAGGAGGAGCTTGCAGATTTTATTGAGAAGAACCGGCTTAGAGTTAAATATCTGATTAATACCCACTGCCATCTTGATCATATTTTCGGAAACAATTTCGTTAAACAGCAATACGACCCCGAATACCTTATTCCTGCAAAAGACCTTTTCCTTCTCGAGAATGCCCCAAAAATGGGAAGGGCATTCGGCATCGAAATGGAGGAAGTGAAACTGCCCGATGGATTTTATGATGAAAACTACACTTTTAAAATCGGGAGGTATATCTTAAAACCCGTTTTCACACCGGGACATACTCCCGGAGAGTACTGTCTCTATTGTGCAGAAGAAAATATTTTGATCGCCGGGGATGTACTCTTTGCAGGGAGCATCGGGCGAACTGATCTTTGGGGAGGAGATTATGATATTTTGATCAATTCAATTAAATCAAAATTATTGACCCTGCCCGATGAGACGATTGTTTATCCAGGGCATGGAGAGAGTACAACGATTAGAAAAGAAAAAGCGACAAATACTTTTCTGGTGTGA
- the aroC gene encoding chorismate synthase — translation MRYLTAGESHGKTLAVIIEGFPSNLRIDIDKINLELSRRQGGYGRGGRMKIEKDTAEIVSGVRFGKTTGSPISVLVRNRDWENWGTKMSVEPVDEEIEKIVIPRPGHADLVGVTKYNLDDIRNSIERSSARETAVRVVAGAFAKQLLSQYGVEISSFVESIGGVNGSGDLYFRLLNNEDVIFTEILKIAEESELRIPDPEKEEEIKERIRLAKKEGDTLGGVFAVVARGLVPGVGSFVHYDRKLDAAISHSMMSINAVKGVEIGTGFEGAAVPGSMVHDEIILRDGVISRKTNRAGGIEGGTTNGESILVRAAMKPIATLMMPLRSIDLSSFEEIDARRERSDFTAVPACAVIGESVLAWTLAEFYLDKFGGDSVEESVDNFTQYKNRIYQRLRENFGRDHES, via the coding sequence ATAAGATATTTAACAGCCGGAGAATCACACGGCAAAACTTTGGCAGTCATCATCGAAGGATTCCCTTCAAATCTTCGTATTGATATTGATAAAATAAATCTGGAACTCTCCCGCAGGCAGGGCGGATACGGCAGGGGCGGCAGAATGAAGATAGAGAAGGATACCGCAGAGATTGTTTCGGGTGTACGGTTTGGTAAGACGACGGGCTCACCAATTTCAGTACTTGTAAGGAATCGCGACTGGGAGAATTGGGGCACAAAAATGTCGGTTGAACCCGTCGATGAAGAAATCGAAAAGATTGTAATCCCCAGACCCGGGCATGCCGATCTTGTCGGGGTAACCAAATATAATCTCGATGATATACGAAACTCAATCGAACGATCCAGTGCAAGAGAAACTGCTGTCAGGGTTGTCGCAGGGGCATTCGCAAAACAATTGTTGTCTCAATATGGAGTTGAGATTTCAAGTTTTGTTGAGAGTATCGGTGGAGTCAACGGATCAGGAGATTTGTATTTCCGGTTATTGAACAACGAGGATGTAATTTTTACTGAGATTCTCAAAATTGCTGAGGAGAGTGAGCTCCGGATACCTGACCCTGAAAAAGAGGAAGAGATTAAAGAGAGAATTCGACTTGCAAAGAAGGAGGGTGATACCCTTGGTGGCGTTTTTGCAGTAGTGGCTCGGGGATTGGTTCCCGGAGTTGGCAGTTTTGTTCATTATGACCGGAAACTGGATGCAGCAATTTCCCACTCAATGATGTCGATTAATGCCGTTAAAGGTGTGGAAATCGGGACTGGCTTTGAAGGTGCGGCAGTACCCGGATCGATGGTGCATGATGAGATAATTTTGAGAGACGGAGTTATTTCAAGAAAAACCAACAGAGCCGGTGGAATTGAAGGCGGTACGACAAATGGTGAGAGTATTTTGGTCAGAGCAGCAATGAAACCAATCGCCACTTTAATGATGCCACTAAGAAGTATTGATCTCTCATCATTTGAAGAAATTGATGCCCGCAGGGAAAGGAGTGATTTTACCGCTGTTCCTGCCTGTGCCGTTATCGGAGAGAGTGTACTTGCCTGGACGCTCGCTGAATTTTACCTCGACAAATTTGGCGGTGACTCGGTTGAAGAGTCAGTCGACAACTTCACTCAATACAAAAACAGGATTTATCAGAGATTAAGAGAAAACTTTGGGAGAGATCATGAAAGTTAA